The following are encoded in a window of Paenibacillus polymyxa genomic DNA:
- a CDS encoding ammonium transporter, giving the protein MRKKWLVVLLAMLTVLAFPVGAFAADGPTNIQLQAGLNTAFTFLAFILVFFMQAGFALLEAGSTRMKNAGHVAGKTILTTGVAALSFWALGFGFGFGNDGGNGFMGLTGFFMSGTDAAASFDALSGLDVPITIMFLFHFAFAAVSLSIACGGMAERAKLSVYIIFGILFSIVIYPVVAHWVWGGGWLGKLGMQDYAGSTVVHLTGATAALVATLLLKPRLGKFNKDGKPNIIPGHNQVYSILGVIILWFGWFGFNPGSAVSAMNDGFFGYVALTTNIAAAAGGVFALLVSWMVYGKADIPAMLNGVLAALVAITGSCAFVAPWAALVIGAVAGIVTFFTAQWFERARVDDPVYAFSVHGVAGMWGAVSTGFFATPELVKITGVGQAGLFYGGGFTQLGVQLLGLIGTLAFVFVISFIILGAMKAIMGIRVTEEEETMGLDISEHGTYGYPEQMKLVAEAEKRSGIVN; this is encoded by the coding sequence ATGAGAAAAAAGTGGTTAGTTGTATTATTGGCCATGCTGACAGTATTAGCTTTTCCGGTAGGTGCGTTTGCTGCTGACGGTCCGACAAATATTCAACTTCAAGCCGGGCTAAACACGGCCTTTACGTTCTTGGCATTTATACTTGTATTTTTTATGCAAGCGGGATTTGCATTGCTGGAGGCAGGCTCGACACGAATGAAGAATGCAGGCCATGTCGCTGGTAAAACGATTCTCACCACGGGTGTTGCGGCTTTGTCCTTCTGGGCACTTGGATTTGGATTCGGCTTTGGTAATGATGGCGGTAACGGATTTATGGGACTGACAGGTTTCTTCATGAGTGGTACGGATGCTGCTGCATCGTTTGATGCTCTTTCAGGTCTGGATGTTCCGATTACAATTATGTTTTTGTTCCACTTTGCTTTCGCTGCGGTATCACTTTCTATCGCATGTGGGGGAATGGCAGAGCGTGCAAAATTAAGTGTATACATTATCTTCGGTATTTTGTTCTCTATCGTGATCTATCCGGTTGTAGCTCACTGGGTGTGGGGCGGCGGATGGCTTGGTAAGTTAGGCATGCAGGATTATGCCGGTTCGACGGTAGTCCATTTGACAGGCGCTACGGCGGCACTCGTCGCTACACTGCTGCTCAAACCGCGTCTGGGCAAGTTCAATAAAGATGGCAAGCCGAACATTATCCCTGGTCATAATCAGGTGTACTCTATCTTGGGTGTTATTATTCTCTGGTTTGGTTGGTTTGGGTTTAACCCAGGTAGTGCGGTATCGGCTATGAACGACGGATTCTTTGGATATGTGGCCTTGACTACCAATATTGCTGCTGCGGCAGGTGGGGTTTTCGCTTTGCTCGTATCCTGGATGGTATATGGAAAAGCAGATATTCCTGCTATGCTAAACGGTGTGCTGGCGGCTTTGGTTGCTATTACTGGTTCTTGTGCCTTTGTAGCCCCTTGGGCGGCACTGGTCATTGGTGCAGTAGCAGGGATCGTCACTTTCTTCACAGCGCAATGGTTCGAGCGTGCAAGAGTAGATGACCCGGTATATGCTTTCTCCGTGCATGGTGTTGCAGGGATGTGGGGTGCAGTGTCCACAGGGTTCTTCGCTACTCCTGAGCTTGTAAAAATAACAGGTGTAGGTCAAGCGGGTCTGTTCTATGGTGGTGGATTTACCCAATTAGGAGTACAGCTGCTTGGACTGATTGGCACCTTGGCTTTCGTGTTCGTCATTTCCTTCATTATTCTGGGTGCGATGAAAGCGATTATGGGTATCCGCGTTACGGAAGAGGAAGAAACGATGGGACTGGATATCAGTGAACACGGTACGTACGGCTATCCTGAGCAAATGAAGTTGGTTGCCGAGGCTGAAAAGCGTTCTGGAATTGTGAACTAA
- a CDS encoding DUF294 nucleotidyltransferase-like domain-containing protein, whose amino-acid sequence MELQNMASWVSSAEAMDQADTPESLRQARVDSQKWLLASQASAPLSDWLRTANEMHDRIAARAVQMCEKGMVEDGFGPPPVPYAFIAFGSMGRSESTLWSDQDNGMIISDTISADKELYFREFGRRVSAMLEYLGYPKCEGKVMCSEPLWRQTLSGWQEQLTKWSDDFAWEPIRYLIISSDMRHIAGDEQLSANWKRSFYELFRKHPDLPSAVLRNTVRHKATLNILGQIVTERFGEHAGDFDVKYGLYIPLVNAVRFLALQHGVEETSTLKRLSRLASLEAAPLPLLDACERAFRIALQLRMATPVKKNDGLLVSNGYLAVKPLKQSKGWHELREALSTVRRLHRALQRQLRFMEGRRS is encoded by the coding sequence ATGGAACTGCAAAATATGGCCTCTTGGGTGAGTTCCGCTGAAGCGATGGATCAAGCAGATACGCCTGAATCGCTAAGGCAGGCCAGGGTCGACTCTCAAAAATGGCTGCTGGCTTCCCAAGCCTCCGCTCCGTTATCAGATTGGTTACGAACGGCGAATGAAATGCATGACCGCATCGCGGCCAGAGCTGTACAAATGTGTGAAAAAGGGATGGTTGAGGATGGCTTCGGCCCTCCTCCCGTCCCTTACGCATTTATAGCCTTCGGAAGCATGGGGCGCTCGGAATCGACGCTGTGGAGTGACCAGGATAACGGTATGATTATCAGTGACACAATATCTGCTGATAAAGAATTGTATTTTAGAGAGTTCGGTCGCAGAGTGTCTGCGATGTTAGAGTATTTGGGATATCCCAAATGTGAGGGGAAAGTAATGTGCTCGGAGCCGTTGTGGCGCCAAACATTGTCTGGATGGCAAGAACAGCTAACAAAATGGTCGGACGATTTTGCTTGGGAGCCGATCCGTTATCTGATTATCTCGTCTGATATGAGGCATATCGCTGGGGATGAGCAATTATCTGCAAACTGGAAACGAAGTTTTTATGAGTTGTTCCGAAAACATCCTGATTTACCCTCGGCGGTACTTCGGAACACGGTGAGGCATAAAGCGACACTTAATATTTTAGGTCAGATTGTTACCGAGCGCTTCGGTGAGCATGCGGGCGATTTTGATGTGAAATACGGATTGTACATTCCGCTGGTGAACGCAGTCCGTTTTTTGGCGTTACAACATGGTGTAGAGGAAACCTCCACCCTCAAAAGGCTCAGTCGTCTCGCATCATTGGAAGCGGCGCCGTTGCCTTTACTCGATGCTTGCGAGCGAGCCTTTCGGATCGCGCTTCAGCTTCGAATGGCTACTCCGGTGAAGAAGAATGATGGATTGCTGGTCAGCAATGGCTACCTGGCTGTAAAGCCGCTCAAACAAAGTAAAGGCTGGCATGAGTTGCGCGAGGCGCTTTCGACAGTACGACGGCTGCATCGTGCGTTGCAAAGGCAGTTGCGATTTATGGAAGGGAGAAGGTCATGA
- a CDS encoding exonuclease domain-containing protein, with protein MKEPAQGSGFWSALRRGGVPSAIASVMGAPTAQQMAFIRSLTREQRRSEVLRTPLDRLETVVFDLETTGFSAQHGDEILSFGAIRVVGDMIMEKEQFYTLVNPRTVIPEHITELTGITREMTDEAPPLMNGLHDFMSFVGGRVLVAHASAHDKAFLNAALWKTSKVQLTHRVLDTMMLAKWLEPQQHQTYSLDELLTYQSIPIEGRHHALEDAKMTAKLWVAYVQEMLKRNVTNLADVYAHLSHA; from the coding sequence ATGAAGGAACCAGCGCAGGGAAGTGGCTTCTGGAGCGCTCTCCGCAGAGGAGGAGTGCCGTCTGCGATCGCATCTGTAATGGGGGCTCCTACGGCTCAGCAGATGGCGTTTATTCGCTCCTTAACCCGGGAGCAACGGCGCTCTGAAGTATTGCGGACCCCGCTGGATCGTTTGGAGACGGTAGTTTTTGATCTGGAGACAACGGGATTTTCAGCACAGCATGGAGATGAGATTTTATCGTTCGGGGCGATTCGGGTTGTCGGGGACATGATTATGGAAAAAGAGCAGTTTTATACGCTTGTTAATCCACGGACTGTGATTCCTGAGCATATTACCGAGCTAACTGGGATTACCCGGGAAATGACGGATGAAGCTCCACCGCTTATGAACGGACTGCACGACTTTATGTCCTTTGTAGGTGGGCGAGTACTTGTGGCACATGCTAGCGCTCATGACAAGGCCTTTTTGAATGCTGCGTTATGGAAAACATCTAAAGTTCAATTGACTCACCGTGTTCTGGATACGATGATGCTTGCCAAATGGCTTGAGCCACAGCAACATCAAACCTACAGTTTGGATGAATTGTTGACCTATCAATCCATTCCGATTGAAGGACGGCACCATGCGTTAGAGGATGCGAAAATGACGGCTAAGCTGTGGGTTGCTTATGTTCAGGAAATGTTGAAGCGTAATGTGACCAATTTGGCAGATGTCTACGCGCATTTAAGTCATGCCTGA
- a CDS encoding TlpA family protein disulfide reductase, which translates to MKRFLFIRAMVMLVVVGASWGVIENTTYAAILSMENAPLKEEYGRERLKAEKEVEDETADAVEVMKKIKPGQRLPSMILKGLNGKTYDVGATRNKALVISFWASWCDPCRLEAPMLNELYSKYKDDVDVYGINVTRYDRLEDVQKFSRSLDLKFPILLDEQGALFERFGGVAFPTHVMVDHHGQVREIIIGMLSEQELERKIETLEKKKVSLGAE; encoded by the coding sequence GTGAAAAGATTTCTTTTCATCAGAGCGATGGTTATGCTGGTTGTGGTTGGGGCTTCGTGGGGAGTTATTGAAAACACAACTTATGCAGCAATCCTGTCCATGGAAAATGCACCATTAAAAGAGGAATACGGTAGAGAAAGACTTAAAGCTGAGAAAGAGGTAGAGGATGAAACAGCAGATGCGGTAGAGGTAATGAAAAAGATAAAGCCTGGGCAGCGGCTTCCTTCTATGATTTTAAAGGGGTTAAACGGCAAGACCTACGATGTAGGGGCCACGCGCAATAAAGCTTTGGTTATTAGCTTTTGGGCTTCGTGGTGCGATCCGTGCCGATTAGAAGCGCCTATGCTGAATGAGTTGTATAGTAAGTACAAAGATGATGTGGATGTGTATGGTATCAATGTAACTCGCTATGATCGATTGGAGGATGTACAGAAGTTTTCCCGCTCTTTGGATCTCAAATTTCCCATTTTACTTGATGAGCAAGGAGCATTGTTTGAACGATTTGGAGGGGTAGCTTTTCCAACCCATGTAATGGTTGATCATCATGGACAGGTCCGCGAAATCATAATCGGCATGCTCAGTGAGCAGGAGTTGGAACGCAAAATAGAAACTCTTGAAAAAAAGAAGGTGTCTTTGGGAGCCGAGTAG
- the cimA gene encoding citramalate synthase: protein MSTAISIFDTTLRDGTQGEGISLSADDKLKIAKKLDDLGVHYIEGGIPGSNSKDIEFFKRVQELGLQAKIVAFGSTRRKDSIAAQDVNLQRILESGAQAATLVGKSWDFHVHTALQTTLEENLSMIYDSIAFLKQGGMEVIFDAEHFFDGYKNNPEYAMAVMKKAEEAGADWLVMCDTNGGTLPHEIQEIVTMLQSQITRSQLGIHTHNDCELAVANSLSAVQAGARQVQGTINGYGERCGNANLCSVIPNLQLKLGYDCLDTEKLNQLHNTARFVSEVANVNMPVNQPYVGNAAFAHKGGIHVSAILRDSRTYEHIAPELVGNKQRVLVSELAGQSNVVSKAQELGITLDPSSDEARGVISRIKELEHQGYQFEGADASLELLIREAGGEVKEMFSFESFKVLVEKTAGRPVVSEAFLKLNVAGTSVYTAAEGNGPVNALDNALRKALSQYFPALRDMHLADYKVRVLDEKDATAAKVRVLIESKNYEDVWSNVGVSENVIEASWEALLDSFRYALLEAPTPKNDQAELTHHGLVNH, encoded by the coding sequence ATGTCCACCGCTATTTCTATCTTTGACACAACGCTGCGAGACGGCACTCAAGGAGAAGGAATTAGCTTGTCTGCTGATGACAAATTGAAAATCGCCAAAAAACTCGATGATCTCGGTGTTCATTATATTGAAGGCGGGATTCCCGGAAGCAACAGCAAGGATATCGAATTTTTCAAACGGGTACAAGAGCTAGGCCTTCAGGCAAAGATTGTCGCCTTCGGCAGCACGCGCCGCAAAGATAGCATCGCAGCACAGGATGTCAATCTACAACGAATTCTGGAATCCGGCGCTCAGGCTGCTACACTTGTGGGTAAATCATGGGATTTTCATGTACACACCGCCCTACAGACGACACTGGAGGAAAATCTGTCTATGATTTACGACTCCATCGCCTTTTTAAAGCAAGGGGGCATGGAGGTTATTTTTGATGCCGAACATTTTTTTGACGGATATAAAAACAATCCCGAGTATGCAATGGCCGTTATGAAAAAAGCAGAAGAAGCAGGCGCGGATTGGCTCGTGATGTGCGATACAAACGGCGGTACCCTACCGCATGAGATTCAGGAAATTGTCACTATGCTGCAAAGCCAGATAACGAGGTCGCAGTTGGGTATTCATACACACAATGACTGCGAATTGGCAGTAGCGAACTCTTTAAGTGCTGTACAAGCAGGCGCAAGGCAGGTTCAGGGTACCATCAACGGTTACGGTGAACGGTGTGGTAATGCTAACCTGTGCTCCGTCATTCCTAATTTGCAGCTCAAGCTGGGCTACGACTGTCTAGATACTGAGAAGTTAAATCAACTCCACAATACAGCCCGCTTTGTGAGCGAAGTCGCCAACGTCAATATGCCTGTGAACCAGCCTTATGTAGGCAATGCAGCTTTTGCCCATAAGGGGGGCATCCACGTGTCAGCCATTCTGCGCGACTCGCGAACTTATGAGCACATCGCTCCTGAACTCGTGGGGAACAAGCAACGGGTCTTGGTCTCCGAACTGGCCGGGCAAAGCAACGTGGTATCCAAAGCGCAAGAGCTGGGCATCACCCTTGACCCATCTAGTGATGAGGCACGTGGCGTAATTAGCCGCATCAAGGAACTGGAGCATCAGGGGTACCAGTTTGAAGGCGCGGATGCTTCGTTGGAACTGCTCATTCGTGAAGCAGGTGGTGAAGTGAAGGAAATGTTCTCTTTTGAATCCTTCAAAGTGCTGGTAGAGAAAACTGCCGGCCGCCCGGTCGTATCCGAGGCATTTTTGAAACTGAATGTCGCAGGGACGAGTGTCTATACCGCAGCTGAAGGTAACGGTCCTGTCAACGCGCTCGATAACGCACTCCGCAAGGCTCTTTCTCAATATTTCCCTGCCTTGCGGGACATGCATTTGGCTGACTACAAGGTACGTGTGCTTGACGAAAAGGATGCCACCGCCGCCAAGGTACGTGTGCTCATTGAGTCTAAAAATTACGAGGACGTCTGGAGTAACGTAGGTGTATCCGAAAATGTAATTGAAGCCAGCTGGGAAGCTCTCTTGGACAGTTTCCGTTACGCATTATTGGAAGCACCGACTCCAAAAAACGATCAGGCAGAGCTTACTCATCATGGATTAGTTAATCACTAA